The genomic segment AAGGCGGCACCTTCCAGGCCGAAGTGGATGCCCGCAACGTGCTCGCCGTGCCCGCGACCTTCCTCAACGGGGAAATGTTCGCCAGCGGCAAGATGGGCGTTGAGGAAATCATCGCCAAGCTCGACAGCAATGCCGATGCCAAGGCGGCGGCCAAGATTGCCGACAAGAAGCCGTTCGAAGTGCTGGTGGTGGGCGGCGGCCCGGCCGGCGCCTCGGCCGCGATCTACACCGCGCGCAAGGGTTTCAGCACCGGCATCGCGGCGGAGCGCTTCGGCGGGCAGGTGCTCGACACCATGGGGATCGAGAACTTCATCTCCGTGCCCTACACCGAAGGGCCGAAGCTGGGCGCCGCGCTGGAGGCTCACGTCAAGGAATACGATATCGACGTGATGAACCTGCAACTGGCCGAAAAGCTGATCCCGGCCAAGGTGCCCGGCGGCTATCACGAAGTGGTGCTGAAGAACGGCGCTTCGCTCAAGGCCCGTGCGGTGGTGCTCACCACCGGGGCGCGCTGGCGCAATCTGGGCGTTCCGGGCGAGTTCGAATATCGCAACCGGGGCGTGGCCTATTGTCCGCACTGCGACGGCCCCCTGTTCAAGGGCAAGCGCGTGGCAGTGATCGGCGGCGGCAATTCCGGCGTCGAGGCGGCGATCGATCTGGCCAATATCGTGGGCCATGTCACGCTGATCGAATTCGACAGCCAGCTGCGTGCCGACCAGGTGCTGCAGGACAAGCTGCGCAGCATGCCCAATGTCACCATCCACACTTCGGCCCAGACCACCGAAGTGACCGGTGATGGCGAGCGTGTGAACGGCCTTGTCTACAAGGACCGCGAGAGCGGCGAGGAAAAGAAGGTCGAGCTGGAAGGCGTGTTCGTCCAGATCGGGCTGGTGCCCAACAGCGAATGGCTGAAGGATTCGGGCGTCGAGCTTTCCCCGCGCGGCGAAATCGTGATCGACGACAAGGCGGCCACCAACCTGCCCGGCATCTTCGCCGCGGGCGATGTGACCACCGTGCCGTACAAGCAGATCATCATCTCGATGGGCGAAGGCGCCAAGGCGGCCCTCAGCGCCTTCGACTACATCATCCGCACAGCTCCGGCGGAAGACGTGGCCGAGGCAGCCTGACACCCTTCAAGCGATGATGCGCAAGGCGGGCGGGGACCGGAAGGTTCCCGCCCGTTTGCTTTGGCGGCCATGCCTCGCTGACGGTTCAGAAAGGCTCCGCCCAAACCGGAATCCGCAGCACGAAGCATGCCCCCTGCCCGCCCTCGGCCAGTTCGAGCGAGCCACGGCTGTTCTGCACCAGCGCGC from the Erythrobacter sp. SG61-1L genome contains:
- the ahpF gene encoding alkyl hydroperoxide reductase subunit F, which encodes MLDANLTQQLKTYLANLREPIELVASLGDDAKSAQTRELLNEIAALSDKVSASFDGSDARKPSFAIIRASDPSRQVRFAGLPMGHEFTSLVLALLWAGGHPPKVEQDVLDQIAALDGDYNFEMYFSLSCHNCPDVVQALTLMALTNPRVKATLIEGGTFQAEVDARNVLAVPATFLNGEMFASGKMGVEEIIAKLDSNADAKAAAKIADKKPFEVLVVGGGPAGASAAIYTARKGFSTGIAAERFGGQVLDTMGIENFISVPYTEGPKLGAALEAHVKEYDIDVMNLQLAEKLIPAKVPGGYHEVVLKNGASLKARAVVLTTGARWRNLGVPGEFEYRNRGVAYCPHCDGPLFKGKRVAVIGGGNSGVEAAIDLANIVGHVTLIEFDSQLRADQVLQDKLRSMPNVTIHTSAQTTEVTGDGERVNGLVYKDRESGEEKKVELEGVFVQIGLVPNSEWLKDSGVELSPRGEIVIDDKAATNLPGIFAAGDVTTVPYKQIIISMGEGAKAALSAFDYIIRTAPAEDVAEAA